GTGAGAGGAAATGACCCTCGTGTTAGGTACATGGTTCTTCCATGCAGATTTCCTGTGATCCTCCTCATTGCAAGTCTCACCACTCTGGGGACCTCCTGATTCCACTCAGCCCCTGTGGGGCCCTAAAGCTGTCTAAGATAGGACCAGACCCAGAGCTACCTGCCAAGGCTTGGAGGTGCCTCATGGGCCATTGtgtctgcagagagaaaaaccagGAAATAACCAAATGCTTAGAaccaaatgaaaagaaaaaagggtttaaaatgcaggagcagggaccAGAAAGATGTCCCAGAAAGCAGAGCATCCCCAACAGGCTCATCATTCCCAGAGTTGGTGTATGCTGCCCTGTCCAGGGCATGTGCTCTGTTCCAGGATATCCAAGGATGAGGCAGCAAGGAAAAGTCCCATAGTCTCTGTGTCTTCCCaccaccctgcccagccactGTGGGATACCGGGATTGACAGACCTCCAGTCAAACCCAGTTCCATCTCATTTCAATTTGCATGAGgtaattttagttttaaaagcTCCCCTGGAATTACAttgctttcagaaaatatttggcCTTGGTGCTGCTGGCCTGCAAGTTCCTGGTGAGTCCAAAGGAAAATGTGTCTGCAAAGCCTGAGGAAAATTTATCAAGCTGGTTTGAGTTTAGTTCATTAGCAATTACCTTGATTTGTCTTCCCCTGTTCTTGCCAATTTACCAGGGCAACGTCTTGGAAAGTCGCCTCATTTGGAGAGAACAGGATGTAATTAGCCAGATAATCTGCTGATTCCCCTGTCAACCTCTCTGTGCCCGGTCCCAACACACACAGTGGCTGTGCAGGCTGGATCAGACCTGATTTCTGGTGCTGTTTATGCACTTAGTGCCACACAGGCAGGAATTAAGAGGCTGTCCTGCCCTCAGGCAATGACAAATCCACCTCTTGGATCACTCCTCAGGCTGTAACCCCTGGACTGAAACCATCTGGGAGCTTTTGTTCTGGAGTTAGTTCCCCTGCCAGGGCAACAGAATTCCCAAGGGTATGCAGATACCTATTTTTGAAAAGGATGAGATTATTTACTTCCCATGGGCAGCTCATTTCTACTTTCTTGCTGTGTCCATCCTTGCTGCTTTTTTCCAGACCACCAGCTAAGGTCAAGCGACTCAGCCGCAAGTTGCGGCACAGCAAGGGCTCAGTCACAAATCACCGGGCACAGATGGCACCACCTAAGTGATGCCTGAACATTTTAACTGCTCAGGGAAATTTCAGGGAATACCCAATGCTGCAGAGTCCTTCAGGAGACAGAGGAGACTTTGTTTTCTACATCAGTCCTGGACCTGCAATTCAATCAGTGGGGAGGAATACTGCATGTTGTCTGTTACAGCTTTCTTCCCTTTACTAAAGACCTCTCAGCAGTGCCACGGGGGCTGTACAGCACTGCCCATGATATTGGGGCAGTTTTGAGAGCAGTTATTGCTCTAGGTCTGTGGTTAAGTGGTGCCTCCCTTAATTTCCTTGCCTCTGCTCATACTGTGTGCCTTGGCCTGATAAGCACGTGCCACCTTTCGCCCTTGGGAGAGGCCCTGACACAGAGGTGGGGCTGCAAATGCCCTGTGTTTCTCTCAGACCAGAATTGAATTTGAGACTCTGAGTCTTTGGCTTGTCACCCAGTAGCAGATGACAGCAGTGAGGACCAGAGCAGGGTGTCACAGTGGGTCAGTTTGTGGGGACCAAGGGGCACCAAGAGAGGCTGGTGAGATGACAGAGCAGGGGTTGTGACTGCCTGTCCCATGTGGAGAGGGGCAGAAATGTGACAACGGGGCAAGGCAGCGAGCACcaggtcctgcagcagccagcactggaaagggctgtcctgctgccaggctcagggCTCTCCATAGCCCTTCTGCTGCCATCCAGCTAGGAGCTCCCTAGGGAAGTATTTCAGCCTGTTTTCCTGGATTTGAATGTAGGGTTACCACGTAGCTTTTCCTCGGTGACAGACGAGCAGGTGATGGTGGTGTGTGGACTGTGCCAGGCAagtcctgcagccctgggacgGGCgacagggaaaggcagcagagggCCCCGCTGAGGgcaggttttctgtgctgagggCTGTACATGGCCCATCCCCTTCTGAGGACCAGGACAGTACTGAAGCACAATCAGAGCTGTGTGAGGATGGAgtctgggctggggcaggaatgGCTGCAGGGGATCGGGAATCCTTGGAAGTGACAGTGTCCGAGCAGGGGGACAGACagcactgcagcatcccagctgCTTCACCGAGctgaggggaagaaaaatgccGCCCCCACCCTCAGAAACCACATCTCCTTTCATCCCATCCACTGTGGAAAGGTCTCTGAGCGGGCTCCGGGGTTCCCTCAAGGGCTGCGGGTTTTGGGGACAGCTTTGATGGCAGGGGTGAGCTGTGCGGTGACGGGCTGCTTCACATCAAGGCTGTCCTTTGCAGGAGAAGTGTCTGGGCATTTGGGAACGCAGCACAAACACGTAGCTGCTAGGAAGTGTATCAGAAAACTTCACTGTTCCCAAAACCAGACACCACCAGGGTCACATCAAAGTACTACACACAACCCCGAGACCACGTGGGGCTGTCTGTGGGGACATCCAGGCCTCCCCCAGGCCGAGTCCCGACCGTGCCCGGCCATGGCGGGGAGCTGCGCTGCTCTACCTCCGCTCCCTGCTCGGGGGACGGCGATGAAACGCCTCTCCCCGCTCCTCAGGCCGTGCACACGGCGGACCTTCGCTACGGAGGAAGGAGATGACGGGGAGGCAAAGAGCAGCTCtcgccccgctcccgccccgttcccgccccgctcccgccccgttcccgccccgctcccgccgggaCGCGCCGCCCCGCGCTGTTGTGTCCCCGCCGGGCGCCCGTTGCCGCTCCCGTCGCGAGCGGAAGCGgaagcggcggcggccgcgTGCGGCGATGGCGGCCCGCGGTACCgtgcggcgcggggcgggcggggggtcCGCCCGCGGCCCCGACCCGCAggaggagccgccgccgccgctccagGCCGTGCTGGTCGCCGACAGCTTCAACCGCCGCTTTTTCCCGATTTCCAAGGACCGGCCGCGGGTGAGAAATCCCCTCTGGGTGCTTCTGCCTACGCCGCGCCGGTGCCTCCGGGGCCGCCTGTCCGGTGTGCACTGTCCCCGGGAGACCGGGGCGCGCAGGGGTCTGGCGAGAGGCCGGGCTGGGTCGGGAGGGGGAGAGGCTTCTCCCGCGATCCTGCGCTCCGGCAGCTCTCGGCCGCAGGAGTTCGTGTCCCCCGCAGGGGAGGAGGCGAGGATCGATCGCTGCTGTGTCGGGCTCTCCGCTTCTCCATATGGCGTGGGAGCTGCGCTACCGGCTCCTGGTCTGCGGCTGGTGCGGGACCGGCAGCGGGTTTGGACATGCTTGTTTCTGATAAAGGAAAGAAACGAAATCTTGGCCCTTGCCAGCTGTAATGAGTGAAAGAATATGGCCAGAAAAATGGATGGGGGTAGTGCTTTCATCCATCTCAAAAGGCTCTGTGTTAAAAGAACATAAAAGGCTTCTGGAGACTTTAGGTCTTAATAATTGTCTCACCTTATTTGCTGATTAAGTGTTGGTGGTGCTTGTAATTATACACGCGAGCTCAGGCCTGAAATGAAACAGTACGAAAAATGAATTGAGGAATGGTATGCTGTCACTCAGGTGTGACTCAGTAATTCAGTTTAATAAGTATGAGTTGAATCTCAAGTCAAGAGAGTACTCACTTCACTTTAGGTTGGGGTTTTGTTCCCCTTGTTTAATTCTGGACACTCATATTACTATGGCTTCATCATTCATGTCTGACAGGTTTTTCTTGAAGCAGTTGAAGCCGGAGTCAGGGAATCAGCACTTTTCCAGTCTCTGTCATTTATCTGAGTCTTCTTGAACAGTTTTCAGTGATAACTTCATTTTGTATGCCTTCCTTTCTGAACTGAGGATCTGCCCCTAGAAGATCACAAATTAGCTCTTACTGTTTAGATCAACTCCAAAAGATTTTTATAAAACCTGGTGGGGCAGTTACTTGTGTTATGTTTCTGAACATTATATCCCCAAGCTGGAAGGGGCTGTTTCTGATGTTGGGGTACTGAGTGTTTGTTCAACTATCTCtatggtgttttggttttttttcaggctcTTTTACCTATGGCAAATGTGGCCATGATTGATTATACATTGGAGTTCCTAACAGCAACAGGAGTGGAAGAAacctttgttttctgctgttggAAGTCAGCTGAGATAAAAGAACATTTGCAGTAAGAATCTCTTACTCTTTCCAGTTTTATGATGGAACGTATTTGTCTGCCCTCCAACAAGCCTCAGAGGTTTCACTGATTCATATGAAAACTGTAAGAGACACCCTTTCAGCAGTGGTCTCCCAGCATATCTCAGAAAggactgtccctgctgcagtgtTAAAGGGTTGAGTGTTGTGGGACTGCTCCTCAGTTCCCCTTCTGAGCGTACCTGAGCCTGGCAGTAGCAGGCTCTCTGTCACAGCGCTCCCTTATAGGTGTGCCACTCACTGGGGACACTGTCCTAGTGTGTCTGTGGGAACAGCCTCGTTATGCCTTCCtgatgggttttttcccttcttccagAAAATCCAAGTGGTGCCGGCACACGTCTCCTAACAAGGTGCGCTTTGTCACCTCGGACCTGTACCGCTCCCTTGGGGACGTGCTGCGCGACGTGGACGCCAAGTCCCTCGTGCGTTCCGACTTCATCCTGGTCACTGGCGACGTGGTGTCCAACTTCAATATATCCAAAGCCCTGGAGGAGCACAAGTAGGTGCTGGAAGAGTGAATCTTGCCTGGTGTGCTGCAGGAGTAGCTCCCTGAGGAGTGTTCTCATAGCTGTGCCCTCCTTTTTCAGGTTGCGTCGTAAGATGGAAAAGAATGTGTCCGTGATGACGATGATATTCAAGGAGTCCTCGCCTGGCCACCATGCCAGGTGCAAGGAGGATGACATTGTTATTGCTATGGACAGTGCCACAAACCGTGTCCTTCACTACCAGAGAACGCAGGGGCTGAAGCGGTTCCGCTTTCCTATGGTGCGTCTGGAGCCTGGCAGGTGGAAAAGGGCTGTGGTAGTGAGGCAGCCCACCCAGGGAGATCCTCCCTGAGTGAGGGCTGGGGAGCTGTCCtagctgctcctcctggaggAGCAGATGATAGGACGTAAATGGGGGTaaatggcttttttcccccttgatCTTTATTTGAGGCTTGGTGAAATCATGCTGGGACACGCATGTTTGTGCCTCATTCCAGTTTGAGCACGAGGCAGATGATTTCTCAGAGTTCAGGTTTTGACCTTTATTTCCTTGCCATGATATAAAACAAGGGAGGGAAATGATTTGTGATATCGCAGAGACTCCCAGTTTGGGGTGCATATACCACTACCATACAAAGACCATTTTTACcaaatcatttaggttggaaaagagctctgAGATCAGAGTCCAGCCTTTGATCACCACATTatcaactagaccatggcacaTCCAGTCATTTCTCGAACACCTCCAAGAGTGGGAcaccagcacctccctgggcagtccattGCAGTGTTTAACAATCCTTTCCTTTTTGAAGTGTTGTTGAGCCTGACATGGAGTGGAATTACACCACCTTTTACCTATTTGTTCACCTAATAATGTAGTAAATGCTCTGTAAATGTCTGTGAAGGCACTTCCTCCATGAGACAGATGGACCAGATTCTTTCTTCAACTCATAACTAAGGCTGTGATTGTACAATATTCTCATCCCCACATCAGTAATCAGGAGGTTATTTCATGTCTTCAAATGGAAGTACAAACcaccataaaaaaaaacaaaaaaggaaaagccagaAGAGACAAAATGCAACAATACAAAACTGACCCCCAGCTGTAAAAATTGTATTTGGATTTATCAGTGGTTTTTTGTACAGTTGTAGCTCCCAGAGACTCCCAGAGGTAAGGAACCTCATCAAAAGTGATTGTTGGAAATACAAGGTGTTTCTGGGAGACCTGCACTGTGTAGGAGCAGGGGCAGTCTCTGCTGGCTGACACTCAGCTCTTTGTGTGGTCAGTCTGTGCCTGCTAAGATTGGGTCTAGTGCAGATTGTAGATTTCTCTGATCCTCAGAGAAATCTACAATTTCAGCTAGTTTAATAATTCAGTCAATACTGCCCCTGGCTTATAGAAGGCTTTTGGAGTTTGATACTGCATGAGGCACTCAGGTCACctgaattttttcctctttcagagTCTGTTCCAGAACTCTATTGAGAACGTTGAGGTGCGCCATGACTTGCTGGATTGTCATATCAGCATCTGCTCTCCACAGGTGAGCCCTGCCCTTCCAAGAGTCCCAAATCCAGTCTGTACTGCTCCCTTGGTACTGCTGatgtgcagggtgtgtgtggCGTGAGTACCAGGTTTGGGAAACAGAACTGGCTGAGCTGATGGCCTGGGTGACCATGTGGTGGAACACATGGGGGGGTCAGTCTGTTTCTGGCATCCACTGCTCAAGCCCAGACAGAACTACATGGTGGGTGCATCCAGAGACTGGCTGGTTTGGCGCAGAATGAAACTATTTCAGAAATAAGTTATTTCCCTTTGGATATAATAACATCTGTGGAGCAGTagtggtggctgtgctgtggagaaGTGTCAGTACTTTTAAGCTGGTACCATGTTAGGGTTATTCTAGCTAAGGCTCGCTAACATAGATAAAGTTTGTATGCAGCCTTCTTTTGGGGGTGAAACTACAAAGTGAGGCTGGGAAAACTGCTTGGAAATGCTAAAGCAATGTCTTGCCCCTTTTGAAATCAGAATCTGTTAATTGATTCTGCAGGAGTAGTAGGGGGAGGAGATGGGAGGGTCAATATTCCTAGCAGAAGGAGTCACAGCTTTATTCAAGGCAAGACCATCACTTTCCTATATTGTATAACTTGGCTCTAACTATAGTATTTCCACGTACTTTACTCCTGGCAGGTGGCTGAACTGTTCACAGACAACTTTGACTACCAGACACGGGATGACTTTGTGCGTGGCCTGTTGGTGAATGAGGAGGTAAGGAGAGGGTTGTTACAAGGGAGATCCTGTTACTTTGCCTTAGAGAACCCTCTGATGTGCCTCTGCCTGTCTGCCAGGTCCTGGGGAACCAGATCCATATGCATGTAACAACAGAAGAGTATGGTGCTCATATATGCAACCTGCTGATGTacgaggctgtgtgctctgacATCATCCGGCGCTGGGTTTATCCTCTCACTCCAGAGATGAACTTCACTGATGACAAGAACCAGAGTTACACCCACTCTAAACACAACATTTACCGAGGGGTGGATGTGAGCCTCGGCCATGGCAGCGTGCTGGAGGAGAACGTCCTCATCGGGCAGGGAACGGTCATTGGCAGCAACTGCTCCATCACCAACAGCGTTATTGGGCAGAACTGCAGGATAGGTGAGTGCAGGAGTGGGGCATGTGCCAGCCATGCCAGGCCAGGGCACACATTTGCTGGAATTCAGTTTTTAAAGTGCGTTTTGCACTGATAGGTGGGTACTGATTGATTGCTAAtggggagaaaagagaaaagcgTGGTTTTCCAGCAGAGGAAATAGATTAAAGTTTCCAGGGTACCATAATGAAGCTGGAAAGTACTTCATGCAAATTAgttgtttcagcagcagagaaTGCATGACCTTTACTGATCTAGAGTTATCAACCACCACCATCCTGCAAATGAGGGACATCTGTCCCCATTTTCATGAGCTGTTTCTTCCCCTATCATCTAACATCCATCATGCATCAAGGGGGTTGGGAGTCAGTAAGATGTAAGGCTTAAGTAAGCCAGTAAGACTCAGCAGTGTCAGAGCACCAGACAGCCTTCCTCAACATATTTGTCCTTGGTGGTGTGTAACAGGTGATAAAGTGACTTTGGATGGAGCTGTTCTGTGGGACCGAGTGCACATAGCAGATAATGTGGAGATCCACCATTCTGTTATCTGTGATGAGGCTGAAGTGAAGGAGAAAGTAAAGCTAAAGCCCCGCTGTGTCCTCTCTTCTCAGGTGAGCTGATTTATGTCTGTTCTGCTTTCTGCCCCTCCTGGCAGGTCGCTTATCTTACACTGTACTATTCCAGAACACAGGGCTGCCCCAAGCCTTTTTGCAGAGGTGGAGATTGTGCTACTGCTCCcacctttttcttccctctgcttgGCTGGGGCAGTATAATATGGAAagtggcagtgctggtgtcTTCAGTTACACTTATTAGTGACAGCttgtctgcagctgctggtggacGTACAAAGGGGCAG
The nucleotide sequence above comes from Ammospiza caudacuta isolate bAmmCau1 chromosome 11, bAmmCau1.pri, whole genome shotgun sequence. Encoded proteins:
- the EIF2B5 gene encoding translation initiation factor eIF-2B subunit epsilon — encoded protein: MAARGTVRRGAGGGSARGPDPQEEPPPPLQAVLVADSFNRRFFPISKDRPRALLPMANVAMIDYTLEFLTATGVEETFVFCCWKSAEIKEHLQKSKWCRHTSPNKVRFVTSDLYRSLGDVLRDVDAKSLVRSDFILVTGDVVSNFNISKALEEHKLRRKMEKNVSVMTMIFKESSPGHHARCKEDDIVIAMDSATNRVLHYQRTQGLKRFRFPMSLFQNSIENVEVRHDLLDCHISICSPQVAELFTDNFDYQTRDDFVRGLLVNEEVLGNQIHMHVTTEEYGAHICNLLMYEAVCSDIIRRWVYPLTPEMNFTDDKNQSYTHSKHNIYRGVDVSLGHGSVLEENVLIGQGTVIGSNCSITNSVIGQNCRIGDKVTLDGAVLWDRVHIADNVEIHHSVICDEAEVKEKVKLKPRCVLSSQVVVGPGITLSEGTVISLHPPDEEEEDDDQFSDDSGVNKESKVKLKGYNKKDVGSEGRGYLWKADDKNEEDEEEQRQSLWGPAMPSEEESESDSDLSMGSEEPDSRAASPQLDDIKVFQNEVLGTLQRGEEENISCDNLVLEINSLKYAYNISLKEMMQVLSKVILEFPLQQLDANLDSQNYFSALLPLLKNWTPLFKNYIKRASDHLNALCAIEEFFLEHDSLCTSIAKVLMTFYQLEILEEDVILNWFSLRDTSDKGKQLRKNQRLQKFIQWLEEAEEESSDGDQD